The genomic stretch GAAGTCAACGGAATGACGCGCGTGCGCGGCTTCTGCCAGGACGATGCGCACATCTTCTGCACGCCCGCTCAGTTGCAGGATGAAATCATCGGCTGCGTGGAGATGGCCGAGCTGGTTCTGCGCGTCATCGGCCTGACCGATTACCGCGTCCGCATCGGCCTCCGTGACGACAGTGACAAGTACATCGGCAGCCGTGAGAACTGGACCCAGGCCGAGGCCGCGGTGCGGGAAGCGGTGCGACGCACGGGCATGCAGTCCACCGAGGCGCGGGGGGAAGCCGCATTCTATGGCCCGAAAATCGACTTCGTGGTGAAGGACTGCCTCGGCCGCGACTGGCAGCTCGGTACCGTGCAGGTCGATTACAACCTGCCGGAGCGCTTCCAGCTCACCTACATCGGCGACGACAATGCGGAGCACCGGCCGATCATGGTGCACCGCGCCCCCTTCGGGAGCTTCGAGCGGTTCGTCGGCATCCTGATCGAGCATTTCGCCGGCGCGTTTCCGCTCTGGCTGGCGCCGATCCAGGTGCGGGTGTGCTCGATCAGCGAGAAGTCGTCGGCCTATGCCCGCGCGGTCTACGAGGCGCTGCGCGCCGCGAGTGTGCGCGTCGAGATCGACGAAAGCGGCGACCGCATCAGCGCCAAGATCCGCAACGCGGCGCTGCTGAAGATTCCCTATATCCTCGTGGTCGGCGAGCAGGAAGCCGCAGACCAGACCGTCAACGTGCGCACGCGCGACGGCAAGCAGTATGGCAGTTTCAGCTTGCCCGAGTTCCTGGCCGCATGCGCGCAGGAGATCGCAACCCGGGGACAGGAAATCCCCGCCGCCGCAGGCCAGGCGACGGCGCCCTGATGACGAGCCACTCCGGCTGTCATCCATGAAAGGCAGGTGAAGTCCATCAATCAGAACCTTCGGACCAACGATCAGATCCGGATCTCACCGATCCGCGTGATCAACGAGGCCAACGAGCAGTTGGGGGTGATGCCCGCCCACGAGGCGCTCCGCATGGCGCGCGAAGCCGGTCTCGACCTGGTCGAGGTGCAGCCCAACGTGCGCCCGCCCGTCTGCCGCATCATGAACTACGGCAAGTGGAAGTACACGCAGAAGAAGAAGTCGAAGAAGCATCACGAGCAGTTGACCAAGGAGGTCCGCCTCCGGCCCAAGACGGATACGCACGACCGCGAGATCAAGCTCAATCGCGCGATCCGCTTCTTCAAGAAGGGTCACAAGGTCCAGTTCACGATGCAGTTCCGCGGACGCGAGCGCTTCCGCAAGGAAATCGCCTTCGACATTTTCCGCGACCTGTTGGCTTTCTTCGGCCAGCGTGTGAAAGTCGAGCGGCCGCCGTCCATGGACGGGCGGCACATGATCATGATTCTCTCCGCCCTCAAGGACGCCTTCGCCGACGTGCAGGTCGACGAGACCGAACACGACGAGGATGAGGA from Phycisphaerales bacterium encodes the following:
- a CDS encoding translation initiation factor IF-3 — translated: MKSINQNLRTNDQIRISPIRVINEANEQLGVMPAHEALRMAREAGLDLVEVQPNVRPPVCRIMNYGKWKYTQKKKSKKHHEQLTKEVRLRPKTDTHDREIKLNRAIRFFKKGHKVQFTMQFRGRERFRKEIAFDIFRDLLAFFGQRVKVERPPSMDGRHMIMILSALKDAFADVQVDETEHDEDEDESVDESVGERADELEGELDEATHEPAPARATAEPVAETATEQPAEEEEERA